From one Eucalyptus grandis isolate ANBG69807.140 chromosome 9, ASM1654582v1, whole genome shotgun sequence genomic stretch:
- the LOC104418808 gene encoding probable E3 ubiquitin-protein ligase ARI1 isoform X2 yields the protein MDDYFSSEEEEEYCSDRDALDGLENDDPDYDWVPPKGPSTKVITKESLLCAQRGDLRRVMELLSLREHHARTLLIHHRWDVEKLLAVLVERGKACLFADAGVPLTEDQDLSLPRHSTSTVMCDICMEDIPGQITTRMDCSHCYCNDCWTEHFIVKINEGQSKRIKCMAHKCNAICDEATVRDLVRRRHPDLANKFDRFLLESYIEDNKMVKWCPSTPHCGNAIRIEEDECCEVECSCGLQFCFSCLSEPHSPCSCLMWELWSKKCRDESETVNWITVHTKPCPKCHKPVEKNGGCNLVSCICGQAFCWLCGGATGRDHTWSNIAGHSCGRYKEDQEQKSERAKRDLYRYMHYHNRYKAHLDSFKLENKLRETIQEKVSASEEKESALRDFTWVTNGLYRLFRSRRVLLYSYPFAFYMFGEELFTDEMTDEQREIKQHLFEDQQQQLEANVERLSKFLEEPFDEYDEKKVMDVRMHVINLSVVTDTLCRKMYECIETDLLGCLALGTHNIAPYKSKGIERAAALNAKADESDKYLPLDFGKAELDRPSGSGSLDDSGRPTKRARTEGLVGALIDLNVPAGGY from the exons ATGGACGATTACTTCAgcagcgaggaggaggaggagtactGCTCGGACAGGGACGCCCTCGACGGGCTCGAGAACGATGACCCCGACTACGACTGGGTCCCTCCCAAAGGCCCCTCCACCAAG GTCATCACAAAAGAATCGCTTTTGTGTGCGCAG AGAGGGGATTTGCGAAGGGTGATGGAATTGTTGTCACTGAGAGAGCACCATGCGCGCACTTTGCTTATCCATCACCGATGGGACGTCGAGAAGTTGCTTGCGGTGCTTGTCGAGAGGGGTAAAGCTTGTTTATTTGCGGATGCGGGTGTGCCTCTGACTGAGGACCAAGATCTCAGTTTGCCCAGGCATTCGACTTCTACAGTTATGTGCGATATATGCATGGAAGACATACCTGGTCAAATTACGACGAGAATGGACTGTAGTCATTGCTATTGCAACGATT GTTGGACTGAGCATTTTATTGTGAAGATAAATGAAGGTCAAAGCAAGCGGATAAAGTGCATGGCACACAAATGCAATGCCATTTGTGATGAAGCCACTGTTAGAGATCTAGTCAGAAGAAGGCATCCTGATCTAGCTAACAAATTCGACCGATTCCTCCTTGAGTCTTACATTGAGGATAATAAAATGGTGAAGTGGTGTCCCAGTACTCCCCATTGTGGGAATGCAATACGCATTGAGGAAGATGAATGCTGTGAGGTAGAATGTTCGTGTGGCTTACAGTTTTGTTTCAGTTGCTTATCAGAACCACATTCACCTTGCTCGTGCTTGATGTGGGAGCTTTGGAGTAAAAAGTGTCGAGATGAATCGGAAACTGTCAATTGGATTACAGTCCACACGAAGCCCTGTCCAAAGTGCCACAAACCAGTGGAGAAAAACGGAGGATGCAATCTAGTGAGCTGTATCTGTGGGCAGGCATTTTG TTGGCTGTGTGGTGGTGCTACGGGGCGAGACCATACTTGGTCAAATATTGCTGGTCATAGTTGTGGTCGCTACAAAGAAGACCAAGAGCAAAAGTCCGAGCGTGCAAAGCGGGATCTGTATCGGTACATGCACTATCATAACCGCTACAAGGCTCATTTAGACTCATTTAAGCTTGAGAACAAACTGAGGGAAACTATTCAAGAGAAAGTATCTGCATCTGAAGAGAAGGAATCAGCCCTCAGGGATTTCACTTGGGTAACAAATGGGCTCTACAGACTTTTCAGGTCTAGGCGGGTTCTTTTGTACTCATACCCATTTGCATTCTATATGTTTGGAGAGGAATTATTTACGGATGAAATGACTGATGAGCAAAGAGAAATAAAACAACACTTATTTGAagaccagcagcagcagcttgaGGCTAATGTGGAGAGACTATCCAAGTTTCTAGAAGAGCCATTTGATGAATATGATGAGAAAAAAGTGATGGATGTAAGGATGCACGTGATCAATCTATCTGTGGTTACTGATACCCTTTGTAGAAAAAT GTACGAATGCATTGAGACTGATTTACTGGGTTGTCTCGCACTGGGCACCCACAACATAGCTCCTTACAAGTCAAAGGGCATTGAGCGAGCTGCTGCTTTAAATGCAAAAGCTGATGAGTCAGATAAATATCTGCCCTTGGATTTTGGTAAAGCTG
- the LOC104418808 gene encoding probable E3 ubiquitin-protein ligase ARI1 isoform X3, which yields MDDYFSSEEEEEYCSDRDALDGLENDDPDYDWVPPKGPSTKVITKESLLCAQRGDLRRVMELLSLREHHARTLLIHHRWDVEKLLAVLVERGKACLFADAGVPLTEDQDLSLPRHSTSTVMCDICMEDIPGQITTRMDCSHCYCNDCWTEHFIVKINEGQSKRIKCMAHKCNAICDEATVRDLVRRRHPDLANKFDRFLLESYIEDNKMVKWCPSTPHCGNAIRIEEDECCEVECSCGLQFCFSCLSEPHSPCSCLMWELWSKKCRDESETVNWITVHTKPCPKCHKPVEKNGGCNLVSCICGQAFCWLCGGATGRDHTWSNIAGHSCGRYKEDQEQKSERAKRDLYRYMHYHNRYKAHLDSFKLENKLRETIQEKVSASEEKESALRDFTWVTNGLYRLFRSRRVLLYSYPFAFYMFGEELFTDEMTDEQREIKQHLFEDQQQQLEANVERLSKFLEEPFDEYDEKKVMDVRMHVINLSVVTDTLCRKMYECIETDLLGCLALGTHNIAPYKSKGIERAAALNAKADESDKYLPLDFGKAECSMADMLKLHTRSIRT from the exons ATGGACGATTACTTCAgcagcgaggaggaggaggagtactGCTCGGACAGGGACGCCCTCGACGGGCTCGAGAACGATGACCCCGACTACGACTGGGTCCCTCCCAAAGGCCCCTCCACCAAG GTCATCACAAAAGAATCGCTTTTGTGTGCGCAG AGAGGGGATTTGCGAAGGGTGATGGAATTGTTGTCACTGAGAGAGCACCATGCGCGCACTTTGCTTATCCATCACCGATGGGACGTCGAGAAGTTGCTTGCGGTGCTTGTCGAGAGGGGTAAAGCTTGTTTATTTGCGGATGCGGGTGTGCCTCTGACTGAGGACCAAGATCTCAGTTTGCCCAGGCATTCGACTTCTACAGTTATGTGCGATATATGCATGGAAGACATACCTGGTCAAATTACGACGAGAATGGACTGTAGTCATTGCTATTGCAACGATT GTTGGACTGAGCATTTTATTGTGAAGATAAATGAAGGTCAAAGCAAGCGGATAAAGTGCATGGCACACAAATGCAATGCCATTTGTGATGAAGCCACTGTTAGAGATCTAGTCAGAAGAAGGCATCCTGATCTAGCTAACAAATTCGACCGATTCCTCCTTGAGTCTTACATTGAGGATAATAAAATGGTGAAGTGGTGTCCCAGTACTCCCCATTGTGGGAATGCAATACGCATTGAGGAAGATGAATGCTGTGAGGTAGAATGTTCGTGTGGCTTACAGTTTTGTTTCAGTTGCTTATCAGAACCACATTCACCTTGCTCGTGCTTGATGTGGGAGCTTTGGAGTAAAAAGTGTCGAGATGAATCGGAAACTGTCAATTGGATTACAGTCCACACGAAGCCCTGTCCAAAGTGCCACAAACCAGTGGAGAAAAACGGAGGATGCAATCTAGTGAGCTGTATCTGTGGGCAGGCATTTTG TTGGCTGTGTGGTGGTGCTACGGGGCGAGACCATACTTGGTCAAATATTGCTGGTCATAGTTGTGGTCGCTACAAAGAAGACCAAGAGCAAAAGTCCGAGCGTGCAAAGCGGGATCTGTATCGGTACATGCACTATCATAACCGCTACAAGGCTCATTTAGACTCATTTAAGCTTGAGAACAAACTGAGGGAAACTATTCAAGAGAAAGTATCTGCATCTGAAGAGAAGGAATCAGCCCTCAGGGATTTCACTTGGGTAACAAATGGGCTCTACAGACTTTTCAGGTCTAGGCGGGTTCTTTTGTACTCATACCCATTTGCATTCTATATGTTTGGAGAGGAATTATTTACGGATGAAATGACTGATGAGCAAAGAGAAATAAAACAACACTTATTTGAagaccagcagcagcagcttgaGGCTAATGTGGAGAGACTATCCAAGTTTCTAGAAGAGCCATTTGATGAATATGATGAGAAAAAAGTGATGGATGTAAGGATGCACGTGATCAATCTATCTGTGGTTACTGATACCCTTTGTAGAAAAAT GTACGAATGCATTGAGACTGATTTACTGGGTTGTCTCGCACTGGGCACCCACAACATAGCTCCTTACAAGTCAAAGGGCATTGAGCGAGCTGCTGCTTTAAATGCAAAAGCTGATGAGTCAGATAAATATCTGCCCTTGGATTTTGGTAAAGCTG
- the LOC104418808 gene encoding probable E3 ubiquitin-protein ligase ARI1 isoform X1 codes for MDDYFSSEEEEEYCSDRDALDGLENDDPDYDWVPPKGPSTKVITKESLLCAQRGDLRRVMELLSLREHHARTLLIHHRWDVEKLLAVLVERGKACLFADAGVPLTEDQDLSLPRHSTSTVMCDICMEDIPGQITTRMDCSHCYCNDCWTEHFIVKINEGQSKRIKCMAHKCNAICDEATVRDLVRRRHPDLANKFDRFLLESYIEDNKMVKWCPSTPHCGNAIRIEEDECCEVECSCGLQFCFSCLSEPHSPCSCLMWELWSKKCRDESETVNWITVHTKPCPKCHKPVEKNGGCNLVSCICGQAFCWLCGGATGRDHTWSNIAGHSCGRYKEDQEQKSERAKRDLYRYMHYHNRYKAHLDSFKLENKLRETIQEKVSASEEKESALRDFTWVTNGLYRLFRSRRVLLYSYPFAFYMFGEELFTDEMTDEQREIKQHLFEDQQQQLEANVERLSKFLEEPFDEYDEKKVMDVRMHVINLSVVTDTLCRKMYECIETDLLGCLALGTHNIAPYKSKGIERAAALNAKADESDKYLPLDFGKAGASELDRPSGSGSLDDSGRPTKRARTEGLVGALIDLNVPAGGY; via the exons ATGGACGATTACTTCAgcagcgaggaggaggaggagtactGCTCGGACAGGGACGCCCTCGACGGGCTCGAGAACGATGACCCCGACTACGACTGGGTCCCTCCCAAAGGCCCCTCCACCAAG GTCATCACAAAAGAATCGCTTTTGTGTGCGCAG AGAGGGGATTTGCGAAGGGTGATGGAATTGTTGTCACTGAGAGAGCACCATGCGCGCACTTTGCTTATCCATCACCGATGGGACGTCGAGAAGTTGCTTGCGGTGCTTGTCGAGAGGGGTAAAGCTTGTTTATTTGCGGATGCGGGTGTGCCTCTGACTGAGGACCAAGATCTCAGTTTGCCCAGGCATTCGACTTCTACAGTTATGTGCGATATATGCATGGAAGACATACCTGGTCAAATTACGACGAGAATGGACTGTAGTCATTGCTATTGCAACGATT GTTGGACTGAGCATTTTATTGTGAAGATAAATGAAGGTCAAAGCAAGCGGATAAAGTGCATGGCACACAAATGCAATGCCATTTGTGATGAAGCCACTGTTAGAGATCTAGTCAGAAGAAGGCATCCTGATCTAGCTAACAAATTCGACCGATTCCTCCTTGAGTCTTACATTGAGGATAATAAAATGGTGAAGTGGTGTCCCAGTACTCCCCATTGTGGGAATGCAATACGCATTGAGGAAGATGAATGCTGTGAGGTAGAATGTTCGTGTGGCTTACAGTTTTGTTTCAGTTGCTTATCAGAACCACATTCACCTTGCTCGTGCTTGATGTGGGAGCTTTGGAGTAAAAAGTGTCGAGATGAATCGGAAACTGTCAATTGGATTACAGTCCACACGAAGCCCTGTCCAAAGTGCCACAAACCAGTGGAGAAAAACGGAGGATGCAATCTAGTGAGCTGTATCTGTGGGCAGGCATTTTG TTGGCTGTGTGGTGGTGCTACGGGGCGAGACCATACTTGGTCAAATATTGCTGGTCATAGTTGTGGTCGCTACAAAGAAGACCAAGAGCAAAAGTCCGAGCGTGCAAAGCGGGATCTGTATCGGTACATGCACTATCATAACCGCTACAAGGCTCATTTAGACTCATTTAAGCTTGAGAACAAACTGAGGGAAACTATTCAAGAGAAAGTATCTGCATCTGAAGAGAAGGAATCAGCCCTCAGGGATTTCACTTGGGTAACAAATGGGCTCTACAGACTTTTCAGGTCTAGGCGGGTTCTTTTGTACTCATACCCATTTGCATTCTATATGTTTGGAGAGGAATTATTTACGGATGAAATGACTGATGAGCAAAGAGAAATAAAACAACACTTATTTGAagaccagcagcagcagcttgaGGCTAATGTGGAGAGACTATCCAAGTTTCTAGAAGAGCCATTTGATGAATATGATGAGAAAAAAGTGATGGATGTAAGGATGCACGTGATCAATCTATCTGTGGTTACTGATACCCTTTGTAGAAAAAT GTACGAATGCATTGAGACTGATTTACTGGGTTGTCTCGCACTGGGCACCCACAACATAGCTCCTTACAAGTCAAAGGGCATTGAGCGAGCTGCTGCTTTAAATGCAAAAGCTGATGAGTCAGATAAATATCTGCCCTTGGATTTTGGTAAAGCTG
- the LOC104418808 gene encoding probable E3 ubiquitin-protein ligase ARI1 isoform X4, with protein MDDYFSSEEEEEYCSDRDALDGLENDDPDYDWVPPKGPSTKVITKESLLCAQRGDLRRVMELLSLREHHARTLLIHHRWDVEKLLAVLVERGKACLFADAGVPLTEDQDLSLPRHSTSTVMCDICMEDIPGQITTRMDCSHCYCNDCWTEHFIVKINEGQSKRIKCMAHKCNAICDEATVRDLVRRRHPDLANKFDRFLLESYIEDNKMVKWCPSTPHCGNAIRIEEDECCEVECSCGLQFCFSCLSEPHSPCSCLMWELWSKKCRDESETVNWITVHTKPCPKCHKPVEKNGGCNLVSCICGQAFCWLCGGATGRDHTWSNIAGHSCGRYKEDQEQKSERAKRDLYRYMHYHNRYKAHLDSFKLENKLRETIQEKVSASEEKESALRDFTWVTNGLYRLFRSRRVLLYSYPFAFYMFGEELFTDEMTDEQREIKQHLFEDQQQQLEANVERLSKFLEEPFDEYDEKKVMDVRMHVINLSVVTDTLCRKMYECIETDLLGCLALGTHNIAPYKSKGIERAAALNAKADESDKYLPLDFGKAGSSS; from the exons ATGGACGATTACTTCAgcagcgaggaggaggaggagtactGCTCGGACAGGGACGCCCTCGACGGGCTCGAGAACGATGACCCCGACTACGACTGGGTCCCTCCCAAAGGCCCCTCCACCAAG GTCATCACAAAAGAATCGCTTTTGTGTGCGCAG AGAGGGGATTTGCGAAGGGTGATGGAATTGTTGTCACTGAGAGAGCACCATGCGCGCACTTTGCTTATCCATCACCGATGGGACGTCGAGAAGTTGCTTGCGGTGCTTGTCGAGAGGGGTAAAGCTTGTTTATTTGCGGATGCGGGTGTGCCTCTGACTGAGGACCAAGATCTCAGTTTGCCCAGGCATTCGACTTCTACAGTTATGTGCGATATATGCATGGAAGACATACCTGGTCAAATTACGACGAGAATGGACTGTAGTCATTGCTATTGCAACGATT GTTGGACTGAGCATTTTATTGTGAAGATAAATGAAGGTCAAAGCAAGCGGATAAAGTGCATGGCACACAAATGCAATGCCATTTGTGATGAAGCCACTGTTAGAGATCTAGTCAGAAGAAGGCATCCTGATCTAGCTAACAAATTCGACCGATTCCTCCTTGAGTCTTACATTGAGGATAATAAAATGGTGAAGTGGTGTCCCAGTACTCCCCATTGTGGGAATGCAATACGCATTGAGGAAGATGAATGCTGTGAGGTAGAATGTTCGTGTGGCTTACAGTTTTGTTTCAGTTGCTTATCAGAACCACATTCACCTTGCTCGTGCTTGATGTGGGAGCTTTGGAGTAAAAAGTGTCGAGATGAATCGGAAACTGTCAATTGGATTACAGTCCACACGAAGCCCTGTCCAAAGTGCCACAAACCAGTGGAGAAAAACGGAGGATGCAATCTAGTGAGCTGTATCTGTGGGCAGGCATTTTG TTGGCTGTGTGGTGGTGCTACGGGGCGAGACCATACTTGGTCAAATATTGCTGGTCATAGTTGTGGTCGCTACAAAGAAGACCAAGAGCAAAAGTCCGAGCGTGCAAAGCGGGATCTGTATCGGTACATGCACTATCATAACCGCTACAAGGCTCATTTAGACTCATTTAAGCTTGAGAACAAACTGAGGGAAACTATTCAAGAGAAAGTATCTGCATCTGAAGAGAAGGAATCAGCCCTCAGGGATTTCACTTGGGTAACAAATGGGCTCTACAGACTTTTCAGGTCTAGGCGGGTTCTTTTGTACTCATACCCATTTGCATTCTATATGTTTGGAGAGGAATTATTTACGGATGAAATGACTGATGAGCAAAGAGAAATAAAACAACACTTATTTGAagaccagcagcagcagcttgaGGCTAATGTGGAGAGACTATCCAAGTTTCTAGAAGAGCCATTTGATGAATATGATGAGAAAAAAGTGATGGATGTAAGGATGCACGTGATCAATCTATCTGTGGTTACTGATACCCTTTGTAGAAAAAT GTACGAATGCATTGAGACTGATTTACTGGGTTGTCTCGCACTGGGCACCCACAACATAGCTCCTTACAAGTCAAAGGGCATTGAGCGAGCTGCTGCTTTAAATGCAAAAGCTGATGAGTCAGATAAATATCTGCCCTTGGATTTTGGTAAAGCTG
- the LOC104418809 gene encoding EEF1A lysine methyltransferase 4 gives MVESEGSNQAEKRDVAPSTALEYLDPSYWDERFSREEHYEWFKDYSHFRHLMQQNVKPGSSVLELGCGNSQLCENLYDDGVTDVTCIDLSAVAVERMQKRVQSKGYKEIKVLEADMLDLPFGDECFDVVIEKGTMDVLFVDSGDPWNPRPATVARVMLMLQGVHRVLKPDGIFISIAFGQPHFRRPLFDSPEFTWSVEWNTFGDGFHYFFYILKKGQRSIDGEKPGNKLPVPSINLLHEELESEDYLFRNLIDEMDC, from the exons ATGGTGGAATCGGAGGGATCGAACCAGGCGGAGAAGAGAGATGTTGCTCCCTCCACGGCCCTGGAGTACCTCGATCCTTCCTACTG GGACGAGAGGTTCTCTCGCGAGGAGCACTACGAGTGGTTCAAGGACTACTCTCATTTCCGCCACCTGATGCAGCAGAATGTCAAGCCCGGTTCTTCC GTTCTGGAGCTTGGTTGTGGAAACTCGCAGCTATGCGAAAATCTCTATGACGACGGGGTTACGGATGTAACATGCATTGATCTGTCGGCTGTGGCTGTGGAAAGGATGCAAAAACGGGTACAGTCCAAGGGATATAAAG AAATTAAAGTGCTAGAAGCTGACATGCTAGACCTGCCCTTTGGTGATGAGTGCTTTGATGTGGTAATTGAGAAAGGAACGATG GATGTATTGTTCGTGGACAGTGGCGACCCATGGAACCCTCGACCTGCAACAGTAGCTAGAGTCATGCTGATGCTTCAAGGTGTACACCGTGTCTTAAAACCGGATGGAATATTTATATCTATTGCTTTTGGTCAG CCGCATTTCAGACgtcctttatttgattctccagaGTTTACATGGTCTGTGGAGTGGAACACATTCGGTGATGGATTCCACTACTTTTTCTACATCTTGAAAAAG GGACAGCGATCAATAGATGGCGAGAAGCCTGGAAACAAGCTGCCGGTGCCATCCATTAACTTGCTTCATGAGGAACTGGAGAGTGAAGATTATCTTTTCCGGAATCTTATTGATGAGATGGACTGCTAA